Within Bacillota bacterium, the genomic segment CTGGGTTACACGTCAACGAGTATTTAAAGTAATCACAAACCATCTACCCGACCAAGCTAAAGTTGTTGAAGCCGGTTGTGGTTTGGGACATTGGGTCTGTGCCTTGCGACAATGCGGCTATAACGCGGTCGGTATTGACACGAGCAGGGTCGGTATAGAGAACGGCCGCCGGTTGTACAATCTGAATCAGGATATCCTCAGGGAAGGAAACGTCCTTGCTCTGGAATACTTGGACAACTCTTTTGATGCTTACGTCTCTTTGGGAGTAGTAGAGCATTTTCTGGAAGGACCGGTCTTGGCTTTAAAAGAGGCCCATCGTGTACTAAAAGAAGGCGGTTTATTGTTTTGCAGTGTTCCCTATTTAAATTTGCTCCGAATCATGTTCACGGAGCGCTTTGACCCGAACATGTCAGATACATCCGGTTACGGCTTTTACCAATGGAGCTTTACTAAGGAAGAAATGGAGGCAACGCTTAAATCAGCAGGTTTTGAGGTAATCCGAATTTTCCCGTACGCAACAATTAAAACTTTTTGGGAAGTGATACCGGGCTTTAGGTCGGTTACAGACCGGATAATGGCGAGAGCAACCGCCGTCAACGCAAGTAATTTAGAAAAAGCTAAAATAAGCAGCCCCAGGCCGTCAGTAACGATTAAGAGTTTATTAAAGGGAAGCGCCGCTCTTTTATTAGAAGGTTTACTTACAAGAAAGCTG encodes:
- a CDS encoding methyltransferase domain-containing protein translates to MLWLKPIGDLDGLWDDTWLEQTSPEKLTSWVTRQRVFKVITNHLPDQAKVVEAGCGLGHWVCALRQCGYNAVGIDTSRVGIENGRRLYNLNQDILREGNVLALEYLDNSFDAYVSLGVVEHFLEGPVLALKEAHRVLKEGGLLFCSVPYLNLLRIMFTERFDPNMSDTSGYGFYQWSFTKEEMEATLKSAGFEVIRIFPYATIKTFWEVIPGFRSVTDRIMARATAVNASNLEKAKISSPRPSVTIKSLLKGSAALLLEGLLTRKLAGHMCMYVCKKKRGSRL